Below is a genomic region from Brassica rapa cultivar Chiifu-401-42 chromosome A08, CAAS_Brap_v3.01, whole genome shotgun sequence.
AGAGAGAGACGACGACGGATGTTACTTCTTGCcggaaaataaagaaagaagatGATCGGAGAAAATCGCGAGCCTTACCCGACGGTGCAGATTCCTACATGGCCGGTTTCTGAAGACTTTACAACGGCGGAGATTTTTTCTCTGGCCATGAACAGTCCAGATTGCAGCATGCTTAAAGCTTTAACGGCGTTACATCGTTATCTTCCGTCTAACGAATCGTATCCGGATTCCGACCCGGAACCATTCGGACCGGACTCTCCAGTCGATGCTTACTCCTGTGACCATTTCCGCATGTACGATTTCAAAGTCTTGAGGTGTTCTCGTGGCCGGAGCCATGACTGGACGGAGTGTCCGTACGCTCACCCCGGAGAAAAGGCTCGCCGGAGAGATCCGACGAAGTACAATTACTCCGGGACGGCTTGTCCGGAGTTCCGAAAAGGCGGTTGCAAGAAAGGAGACTCTTGCGAGTTTGCTCACGGAGTTTTCGAGTGTTGGCTTCATCCTTCTCGTTACAGGACTCAGCCGTGTAAAGACGGCGGTGGATGTCGCCGGAAAGTTTGTTTCTTTGCTCACTCGCCGGAGCAGCTAAGGTATGTCCAGGCCCGAAGCCCTGATCGGGTCGATTCCTTCGTTAGAGCGTTTCAGCTCTCGATATCGCCTGTTTCTAGTTCGCCGCCGGTGAGTCCGAGAGCTGACTCGGAGTCTTCTCAGTCACTGAGTCGCTCGCTCGGGTCTAGTTATATAAACGACGTGACGACGTCGTTTCGGAACTTACGGTTTGAGAAATTGAAATCATTTCCTTCGTATTATAACAATCCGTTTCGATGCTACCAATCCGGATTCGGGTCGCCCCGAGGATCCATGTTGGGTCCTGGGTTTCAGAGTCTGCCTACAACTCCGGCCCGACCCGAGAATCTGGATATTTGGGAGAATGGTTTAGAAAAAGATCCCGCAATGGAGCGGGTCGTAGAGTCGGGTCGTGAGCTTAGAGCGAAGATGTTTGAGAAACTGAGCAAGGAGAATTGCATGGATCGGGTTGAACCGGATCAAAATTCGGGTGATGCTCCTGATGTCGGGTGGGTATCTGAACTGGTGATGCAAGAGGACTAAACCGGCCCGTACCCGAATGTCAAGATCTCATTGATAAGTCATCATTTTTTCCGTGATCTCTTCCAAGGAAAAGAGGAGGAGATCTAGAATTGTGTTCATATTATTATTAACCAATTTCGTATTATCTGACAATAATAGTAACTAAATAAGGATTTTTGGGAGGATTTTTCTGAGGACTTTATAATCTCGTTGTATAGATGTGCCTAGGGGTTTTACTCAAGCTATATTAATAGTAATCATCTTTGTTGATGAGTTTTACAAAGTTTCGACCTAGGACATTTTAcactttataaatatatttcaaatatatttaatgcGTTAACAGTCATAGagatttatgtatatattatttcataaaatctcgaggatatataatattataaattttgttagatCCGAAAAATCTTGTTAaccataatttatattatattgtttatttttaaaatattaataaggaAACAAATAACAAGAAAATAGagaatcactacaagaaaactcaAGCTTAACGAGGAATATTAAC
It encodes:
- the LOC103834725 gene encoding zinc finger CCCH domain-containing protein 49; translation: MIGENREPYPTVQIPTWPVSEDFTTAEIFSLAMNSPDCSMLKALTALHRYLPSNESYPDSDPEPFGPDSPVDAYSCDHFRMYDFKVLRCSRGRSHDWTECPYAHPGEKARRRDPTKYNYSGTACPEFRKGGCKKGDSCEFAHGVFECWLHPSRYRTQPCKDGGGCRRKVCFFAHSPEQLRYVQARSPDRVDSFVRAFQLSISPVSSSPPVSPRADSESSQSLSRSLGSSYINDVTTSFRNLRFEKLKSFPSYYNNPFRCYQSGFGSPRGSMLGPGFQSLPTTPARPENLDIWENGLEKDPAMERVVESGRELRAKMFEKLSKENCMDRVEPDQNSGDAPDVGWVSELVMQED